One Dioscorea cayenensis subsp. rotundata cultivar TDr96_F1 chromosome 15, TDr96_F1_v2_PseudoChromosome.rev07_lg8_w22 25.fasta, whole genome shotgun sequence genomic region harbors:
- the LOC120277480 gene encoding guanine nucleotide exchange factor SPIKE 1 isoform X1, protein MAMEDVSSNAPRFRRILRQAWASNPELDPMLNENLEQWPHLNELVQCYKADWVKDEIKYGHYESVSPLPFQNQIFEGPDTDIETEIHLARSRHSKAEDATDDDTPSTSGRQISEFGPDNLSTKHHFGFSPLPAYEPTFDWETERSLIFGQRISENYPAQYSSGLKITVKVLSLSFQAGLVEPFYGTICLYNRERREKLSEDFYFHVLPTDTQEATIILERRGVFSLDTPSSAICFLIQLEKPATEEGGIAPSVYSRKEPLHLTERERQKLQIWSRIMPYRESFAWVIVPLFENHNNVSASGAASPGSPIAPSVSGSSSQESAMESGAKITLDGKLAQYSSGSSVVLEISNLNKVKESYTEDSLQDPKRKVHKPVKGILRLEVEKLQAAHVQPDSISESGSLTNDTSDAGDRLAEPNSSKYFAHGSREVRVSNPKYNSVDAKEPHQNGSNAMMGCLPDSDSFDFHAFDFRVMTRSEPFSQLLHCLYVYPLTVSLGRKRNLFIRVEMRKDDSDIRKHPLGAMYPRDHGAALQKWAHTQVSVGSRMACYHDEIKISLPAILSPQHHLLFTLFHVDLQTKQEAPKPVIVGYAALPLSTHAQLHSEVSLPILRELVPHYLQDSIKERLDYLEDGKNVFRLRLRLCSSLFPVNERVRDFFLEYDRHILRTSPPWGSELLEAINSLKNVESTALLQFLQPILNMLLHLIGDGGETLQVAAFRAMVNILTRVQQESSDGADRNRFLVNYVDYAFDDFGGRQAPVHPGLSTVWGSLARSKAKGYRVGPVYDDVLAMAWFFLELIVKSMALEQSRLFYHSLPLGDDVPPLQLRDAVFHCIKQLYDCLLTEVHERCKKGLSLAKRLNSSLAFFCYDLLSIIEPRQVFELVSSYMDKFAGVCQSVLHDCKLTFLQILCDHDLFVEMPGRDPSDRNYLSSVLIQELFLTWDHDDLTQRAKAARILVVLMCKHEFDSRYQKREDKLYIAQLYFPLIGQILDEMPVFYNLNAVEKREVLIVVLQIIRNLDDASLVKAWQQSIARTRLFFKLLEECLVVFEHKKPTDSLLMSCSSRSPDSEAPASPKYSDRLSPAINSYLSEASRQEVRTQGTPENGYMWHKVSPQLSSPSQPYSLREALAQAQSSRIGTSTRALRESLHPILRQKLELWEENLSTAVSLQVLEMTDKFSSAAASHSIATDFGKLDCITSIVMGLFSRSQPLAFWKALFPVFNNVFNLHGATLMARENDRFLKQVAFHLLRLAVFRNDSIRRRAVVGLQILVRNSFYHFTNTTRLRVMLTITLSELMSDVQVTQMKYDGSLEESGEARRLRKSLCEMADEDRSLDLIEESGLPRNALEAVPGGTTDTRWSWHEVRHLSECLLQALDAGLEHALLGSVMNVDRYAAAESFYKLAMAYAPVPDLHIMWLLHLCDAHQEMQSWAEAAQCAVAVAGVIMQALVGRNDAVWSRDHVAALRKICPMVSDAVNAEASAAEVEGYGASKLTVDSAVKYLQLANKLFSQAELHHFCASILELIIPVYKSRRAFGQLAKCHTSLTNIYEAILEQESSPIPFIDATYYRVGFYGERFGKLDRKEYVYREPRDVRLGDIMEKLSHIYESRMDGATLHIIPDSRQVNAEELQSGVCYLQITAVDPVMEDEDLGSRRERIFSLSTGSVRARVFDRFLFDTPFTKNGKTQGGLEDQWKRRSVLQTEGSFPALVNRLLVVKSESLEFSPVENAIGMIETRTAALRNELEEPRSSEGDQLPRLQSLQRILQGSVAVQVNSGVLSVCTAFLSGEPATRLRSQELQQLIAALLEFMAVCKRAIRVHFRLIGEEDQDFHTQLVNGFQSLTAELSHYIPAILSEL, encoded by the exons ATG GCAATGGAAGATGTTTCATCTAATGCACCTCGGTTTAGAAGAATACTGCGCCAAGCATGGGCTTCAAACCCAGAGCTGGACCCTATG CTAAATGAAAACTTGGAACAGTGGCCACATCTAAATGAGTTGGTCCAGTGCTACAAGGCAGATTGGGTGAAGGATGAAATCAAGTATGGGCATTATGAAAGTGTTTCACCTTTGCcttttcaaaatcaaatttttgaggGGCCTGACACAGATATAGAAACAG aaatcCACCTGGCCCGTTCTAGGCATTCTAAAGCGGAAGATGCTACTGATGATGACACTCCTAGTACCTCCGGAAGACAGATATCTGAATTTGGTCCTGataatttatctacaaaacat CATTTTGGTTTCTCTCCGCTGCCCGCTTATGAACCAACCTTTGATTGGGAAACTGAAAGGTCATTGATTTTTGGCCAAAGGATTTCTGAAAATTACCCGGCTCAATATTCCAG TGGATTGAAGATCACTGTGAAGGTGTTATCCTTATCATTTCAAGCTGGATTAGTTG AGCCCTTTTATGGTACAATATGCTTATATAATAGGGAGAGGAGAGAAAAATTGTCCGAGGACTTCTATTTTCATGTTCTACCAACAGATACGCAGGAa GCCACTATTATTCTAGAACGTCGAGGGGTTTTCTCCTTGGATACTCCATCATCTGCAATTTGCTTCCTCATTCAGCTAGAGAAGCCTGCTACCGAAGAAGGAGGAATTGCTCCATCAGTTTACTCTCGAAAAGAACCC TTACATTTGACTGAGAGAGAAAGACAGAAGCTGCAGATTTGGTCTCGGATCATGCCTTACAGGGAATCATTTGCTTGGGTTATTGTTCCATTGTTTGAAAACCACAACAATGTATCTGCAAGTGGTGCTGCCTCCCCTGGTAGCCCCATTGCCCCTAGTGTATCTGGCTCAAGCTCCCAAGAAAGTGCTATGGAATCTGGGGCAAAAATCACTTTGGATGGCAAGCTTGCTCAATACTCCAGTGGAAGCTCAGTTGTCCTTGAgatatcaaatttaaataagGTCAAAGAAAGCTATACAGAGGATTCACTTCAG gaccCGAAAAGGAAGGTTCACAAGCCTGTTAAAGGTATTCTAAGATTGGAAGTTGAAAAACTTCAGGCAGCCCATGTTCAACCTGACAGCATTTCTGAGAGTGGGAGCTTGACCAATGATACCAGTGATGCCGGTGACCGGCTTGCTGAACCTAATTCTTCAAAGTACTTTGCTCATGGTTCTCGTGAGGTACGAGTTTCTAATCCAAAGTACAATTCTGTTGATGCTAAGGAACCTCACCAGAACGGTTCAAATGCTATGATGGGATGTCTTCCTGATTCCGACAGCTTTGAC TTCCATGCTTTTGATTTTCGCGTGATGACCAGAAGCGAGCCATTTtctcaacttcttcattgtctgTATGTGTACCCCTTGACTGTCAGTTTGGGCCGCAAAAGGAATTTATTCATAAGGGTGGAGATGAGAAAGGATGATAGTGACATTCGCAAACACCCATTGGGG GCTATGTATCCAAGGGATCACGGAGCAGCGCTTCAAAAATGGGCTCATACACAAGTTTCTGTTGGTTCTAGGATGGCATGTTACCATGATGAGATTAAAATATCCCTCCCTGCGATTTTGTCACCTCAACATCATCTTTTGTTTACCCTTTTTCATGTCGATCTCCAAACCAAGCAGGAGGCTCCAAAGCCT GTAATTGTAGGATATGCTGCACTTCCCTTGTCCACCCATGCCCA GTTGCATTCTGAAGTCTCTTTGCCAATTCTTAGAGAGCTGGTTCCGCATTATCTTCAAGACAGTATCAAG GAAAGATTGGATTATTTGGAGGATGGGAAAAATGTCTTCAGACTGCGTTTAAGGTTATGTTCTTCTTTGTTTCCAGTCAATGAGCGAGTAAGGGACTTTTTCCTGGAGTATGATCGGCATATACTCCGCACAAGTCCTCCTTGGGGGTCCGAGCTACTTGAG GCCATCAACAGTTTGAAGAATGTTGAGTCAACTGCCTTGTTGCAGTTTCTTCAGCCAATTCTTAACATGCTTCTTCATCTCATTGGTGATGGTGGTGAAACCCTTCAG GTTGCAGCTTTTCGAGCAATGGTCAATATATTAACTCG GGTACAGCAGGAGTCATCTGATGGAGCTGATAGAAATCGGTTTCTTGTTAATTATGTTGATTATGCTTTTGATGATTTTGGCGGTCGGCAGGCGCCGGTCCATCCTGGCTTATCTACAGTATGGGGAAGCTTGGCTCGGAGCAAG GCTAAAGGATATCGTGTTGGACCTGTTTACGATGATGTCCTAGCAATGGCATGGTTTTTCTTGGAGCTTATTGTGAAATCAATGGCGTTGGAGCAAAGCCGCCTATTCTACCACAGCCTTCCTTTAG GTGATGATGTCCCACCACTGCAGTTGAGGGATGCTGTATTTCATTGTATTAAGCAGCTTTATGATTGCCTTCTTACTGAGGTTCATGAGCGCTGCAAGAAGGGTTTAAGCTTGGCAAAACGCTTAAACAGCAGCCTTGCCTTTTTTTGTTATGATCTACTATCCATCATTGAACCACGGCAAGTTTTTGAACTG GTTTCATCATATATGGACAAATTTGCTGGAGTGTGCCAATCCGTTCTTCATGACTGCAAGCTGACATTTTTGCAAATATTATGTGATCATGACCTTTTTGTGGAAATGCCTGGGAGAGATCCCTCGGATAG AAACTATCTTTCATCAGTTCTGATTCAAGAGCTTTTCCTTACATGGGATCATGATGATTTGACACAACGAGCAAAA GCAGCTCGTATTCTTGTGGTTCTCATGTGCAAGCATGAGTTTGACTCTCGATATCAGAAGCGTGAGGATAAGTTATACATCGCACAGCTATACTTCCCTCTTATTGGACAG ATTTTGGATGAGATGCCAGTTTTCTATAATCTTAATGCGGTTGAAAAGCGTGAAGTCTTAATTGtagttcttcaaatcatacgCAATCTGGATGATGCATCCCTTGTTAAGGCATGGCAGCAGAGCATTGCTCGAACAAGATTGTTTTTCAAACTTCTAGAAGAATGTCTTGTTGTTTTTGAG CACAAAAAGCCAACAGACAGCTTGCTTATGAGCTGTAGCTCTCGCAGCCCAGATAGTGAGGCACCTGCTTCTCCCAAGTACTCTGATCGGCTTTCCCCGGCTATCAATTCATATCTTTCAGAGGCCTCTCGACAAGAAGTTAGA ACACAGGGAACACCTGAAAATGGTTATATGTGGCACAAAGTCAGTCCTCAGCTAAGCTCACCTAGCCAACCATACTCTTTGAGAGAAGCTCTTGCGCAGGCACAATCATCTAGAATTGGTACTTCGACCAGAGCATTAAGAGAGTCCCTCCACCCAATACTAAGACAAAAGCTG gAACTTTGGGAGGAGAATTTGAGTACTGCCGTCAGTCTCCAGGTTTTAGAGATGACTGATAAATTTTCAAGTGCTGCAGCGTCCCACAGCATTGCTACTGATTTTGGAAAGTTAGACTGCATTACATCTATAGTCATGGGTCTCTTTTCTCGTAGTCAACCATTGGCCTTCTGGAAAGCATTATTCCCTGTTTTCAACAATGTTTTTAATCTTCATGGTGCAACGTTGATGGCAAGGGAGAATGATCGTTTCTTGAAGCAAGTTGCATTTCATCTATTACGGTTGGCAGTTTTTCGAAATGATTCCATTAGGAGAAGGGCTGTTGTTGGGCTTCAAATACTTGTCAGG AATTCGTTTTATCATTTTACAAACACAACTCGACTGAGGGTCATGCTGACAATTACTCTGTCAGAATTGATGTCCGATGTACAAGTTACCCAAATGAAATATGATGGATCTCTGGAAGAAAGCGGTGAAGCTCGACGTTTGAGGAAATCCTTGTGTGAAATGGCAGATGAAGATAGAAGTTTGGATCTGATTGAAGAGAGTGGACTTCCTAGAAATGCACTTGAAGCAGTTCCTGGAGGTACAACCGATACTCGTTGGTCTTGGCATGAAGTCCGACATCTATCTGAGTGTCTTCTTCAGGCCCTGGATGCAGGCCTGGAGCATGCCTTACTG GGTTCTGTAATGAATGTTGATAGATATGCCGCTGCAGAAAGCTTTTATAAGCTCGCAATGGCTTATGCCCCTGTACCAGATCTGCACATAATGTGGTTGCTGCATCTATGTGATGCACACCAGGAAATGCAGTCTTGGGCTGAAGCTGCTCAATGTGCGGTCGCTGTTGCTGGTGTGATCATGCAG GCCCTTGTGGGAAGGAATGATGCTGTTTGGAGCCGAGATCATGTGGCTGCTTTAAGGAAGATCTGCCCAATGGTTAGTGATGCGGTAAATGCTGAGGCATCTGCTGCTGAGGTGGAAGGATATGGTGCATCAAAACTCACTGTTGACTCAGCTGTGAAGTACTTACAGCTTGCAAATAAGTTGTTTTCGCAGGCAGAACTTCATCACTTCTGTGCCAGTATCCTAGAACTGATAATTCCAGTTTATAAAAGCAGAAGGGCCTTCGGACAACTCGCTAAATGTCACACATCCCTCACCAACATCTACGAAGCAATTCTTGAGCAGGAATCTAGCCCAATACCCTTTATAGATGCTACTTACTACCGAGTTGGATTTTATGGTGAACGGTTTGGGAAGTTGGATAGAAAGGAATATGTCTACAGAGAACCACGAGATGTTCGCCTAGGGGACATAATGGAAAAGCTTAGTCACATATATGAATCCCGAATGGACGGTGCCACCCTTCATATAATTCCAGATTCAAGGCAAGTCAACGCGGAGGAATTGCAGTCAGGTGTCTGTTATCTGCAGATAACGGCAGTGGACCCTGTTATGGAAGATGAAGACCTTGGTAGCCGAAGAGAAAGGATCTTCTCACTCTCAACTGGAAGTGTACGTGCTCGTGTTTTTGATCGTTTCTTGTTTGACACTCCATTTACGAAAAATGGCAAGACCCAAGGGGGTTTAGAAGATCAATGGAAGCGTCGCTCTGTGCTCCAAACTGAGGGCTCCTTTCCTGCTCTTGTTAATCGGCTTTTGGTAGTCAAATCTGAATCTCTAGAGTTCTCTCCTGTAGAAAATGCCATCGGAATGATTGAAACCCGGACTGCTGCACTTAGGAATGAGCTTGAAGAGCCACGCAGCTCTGAAGGGGATCAGCTCCCCCGCCTTCAAAGTCTTCAGAGGATACTTCAAGGCAGTGTTGCTGTTCAG GTGAACAGTGGTGTACTCAGTGTTTGTACGGCATTTTTATCCGGGGAGCCGGCCACCAGACTCCGATCACAAGAACTGCAGCAACTTATTGCAGCACTCCTGGAATTTATGGCTGTGTGCAAACGGGCTATTCGAGTACATTTCCGA
- the LOC120277480 gene encoding guanine nucleotide exchange factor SPIKE 1 isoform X2: protein MAMEDVSSNAPRFRRILRQAWASNPELDPMLNENLEQWPHLNELVQCYKADWVKDEIKYGHYESVSPLPFQNQIFEGPDTDIETEIHLARSRHSKAEDATDDDTPSTSGRQISEFGPDNLSTKHHFGFSPLPAYEPTFDWETERSLIFGQRISENYPAQYSSGLKITVKVLSLSFQAGLVEPFYGTICLYNRERREKLSEDFYFHVLPTDTQEATIILERRGVFSLDTPSSAICFLIQLEKPATEEGGIAPSVYSRKEPLHLTERERQKLQIWSRIMPYRESFAWVIVPLFENHNNVSASGAASPGSPIAPSVSGSSSQESAMESGAKITLDGKLAQYSSGSSVVLEISNLNKVKESYTEDSLQDPKRKVHKPVKGILRLEVEKLQAAHVQPDSISESGSLTNDTSDAGDRLAEPNSSKYFAHGSREFHAFDFRVMTRSEPFSQLLHCLYVYPLTVSLGRKRNLFIRVEMRKDDSDIRKHPLGAMYPRDHGAALQKWAHTQVSVGSRMACYHDEIKISLPAILSPQHHLLFTLFHVDLQTKQEAPKPVIVGYAALPLSTHAQLHSEVSLPILRELVPHYLQDSIKERLDYLEDGKNVFRLRLRLCSSLFPVNERVRDFFLEYDRHILRTSPPWGSELLEAINSLKNVESTALLQFLQPILNMLLHLIGDGGETLQVAAFRAMVNILTRVQQESSDGADRNRFLVNYVDYAFDDFGGRQAPVHPGLSTVWGSLARSKAKGYRVGPVYDDVLAMAWFFLELIVKSMALEQSRLFYHSLPLGDDVPPLQLRDAVFHCIKQLYDCLLTEVHERCKKGLSLAKRLNSSLAFFCYDLLSIIEPRQVFELVSSYMDKFAGVCQSVLHDCKLTFLQILCDHDLFVEMPGRDPSDRNYLSSVLIQELFLTWDHDDLTQRAKAARILVVLMCKHEFDSRYQKREDKLYIAQLYFPLIGQILDEMPVFYNLNAVEKREVLIVVLQIIRNLDDASLVKAWQQSIARTRLFFKLLEECLVVFEHKKPTDSLLMSCSSRSPDSEAPASPKYSDRLSPAINSYLSEASRQEVRTQGTPENGYMWHKVSPQLSSPSQPYSLREALAQAQSSRIGTSTRALRESLHPILRQKLELWEENLSTAVSLQVLEMTDKFSSAAASHSIATDFGKLDCITSIVMGLFSRSQPLAFWKALFPVFNNVFNLHGATLMARENDRFLKQVAFHLLRLAVFRNDSIRRRAVVGLQILVRNSFYHFTNTTRLRVMLTITLSELMSDVQVTQMKYDGSLEESGEARRLRKSLCEMADEDRSLDLIEESGLPRNALEAVPGGTTDTRWSWHEVRHLSECLLQALDAGLEHALLGSVMNVDRYAAAESFYKLAMAYAPVPDLHIMWLLHLCDAHQEMQSWAEAAQCAVAVAGVIMQALVGRNDAVWSRDHVAALRKICPMVSDAVNAEASAAEVEGYGASKLTVDSAVKYLQLANKLFSQAELHHFCASILELIIPVYKSRRAFGQLAKCHTSLTNIYEAILEQESSPIPFIDATYYRVGFYGERFGKLDRKEYVYREPRDVRLGDIMEKLSHIYESRMDGATLHIIPDSRQVNAEELQSGVCYLQITAVDPVMEDEDLGSRRERIFSLSTGSVRARVFDRFLFDTPFTKNGKTQGGLEDQWKRRSVLQTEGSFPALVNRLLVVKSESLEFSPVENAIGMIETRTAALRNELEEPRSSEGDQLPRLQSLQRILQGSVAVQVNSGVLSVCTAFLSGEPATRLRSQELQQLIAALLEFMAVCKRAIRVHFRLIGEEDQDFHTQLVNGFQSLTAELSHYIPAILSEL, encoded by the exons ATG GCAATGGAAGATGTTTCATCTAATGCACCTCGGTTTAGAAGAATACTGCGCCAAGCATGGGCTTCAAACCCAGAGCTGGACCCTATG CTAAATGAAAACTTGGAACAGTGGCCACATCTAAATGAGTTGGTCCAGTGCTACAAGGCAGATTGGGTGAAGGATGAAATCAAGTATGGGCATTATGAAAGTGTTTCACCTTTGCcttttcaaaatcaaatttttgaggGGCCTGACACAGATATAGAAACAG aaatcCACCTGGCCCGTTCTAGGCATTCTAAAGCGGAAGATGCTACTGATGATGACACTCCTAGTACCTCCGGAAGACAGATATCTGAATTTGGTCCTGataatttatctacaaaacat CATTTTGGTTTCTCTCCGCTGCCCGCTTATGAACCAACCTTTGATTGGGAAACTGAAAGGTCATTGATTTTTGGCCAAAGGATTTCTGAAAATTACCCGGCTCAATATTCCAG TGGATTGAAGATCACTGTGAAGGTGTTATCCTTATCATTTCAAGCTGGATTAGTTG AGCCCTTTTATGGTACAATATGCTTATATAATAGGGAGAGGAGAGAAAAATTGTCCGAGGACTTCTATTTTCATGTTCTACCAACAGATACGCAGGAa GCCACTATTATTCTAGAACGTCGAGGGGTTTTCTCCTTGGATACTCCATCATCTGCAATTTGCTTCCTCATTCAGCTAGAGAAGCCTGCTACCGAAGAAGGAGGAATTGCTCCATCAGTTTACTCTCGAAAAGAACCC TTACATTTGACTGAGAGAGAAAGACAGAAGCTGCAGATTTGGTCTCGGATCATGCCTTACAGGGAATCATTTGCTTGGGTTATTGTTCCATTGTTTGAAAACCACAACAATGTATCTGCAAGTGGTGCTGCCTCCCCTGGTAGCCCCATTGCCCCTAGTGTATCTGGCTCAAGCTCCCAAGAAAGTGCTATGGAATCTGGGGCAAAAATCACTTTGGATGGCAAGCTTGCTCAATACTCCAGTGGAAGCTCAGTTGTCCTTGAgatatcaaatttaaataagGTCAAAGAAAGCTATACAGAGGATTCACTTCAG gaccCGAAAAGGAAGGTTCACAAGCCTGTTAAAGGTATTCTAAGATTGGAAGTTGAAAAACTTCAGGCAGCCCATGTTCAACCTGACAGCATTTCTGAGAGTGGGAGCTTGACCAATGATACCAGTGATGCCGGTGACCGGCTTGCTGAACCTAATTCTTCAAAGTACTTTGCTCATGGTTCTCGTGAG TTCCATGCTTTTGATTTTCGCGTGATGACCAGAAGCGAGCCATTTtctcaacttcttcattgtctgTATGTGTACCCCTTGACTGTCAGTTTGGGCCGCAAAAGGAATTTATTCATAAGGGTGGAGATGAGAAAGGATGATAGTGACATTCGCAAACACCCATTGGGG GCTATGTATCCAAGGGATCACGGAGCAGCGCTTCAAAAATGGGCTCATACACAAGTTTCTGTTGGTTCTAGGATGGCATGTTACCATGATGAGATTAAAATATCCCTCCCTGCGATTTTGTCACCTCAACATCATCTTTTGTTTACCCTTTTTCATGTCGATCTCCAAACCAAGCAGGAGGCTCCAAAGCCT GTAATTGTAGGATATGCTGCACTTCCCTTGTCCACCCATGCCCA GTTGCATTCTGAAGTCTCTTTGCCAATTCTTAGAGAGCTGGTTCCGCATTATCTTCAAGACAGTATCAAG GAAAGATTGGATTATTTGGAGGATGGGAAAAATGTCTTCAGACTGCGTTTAAGGTTATGTTCTTCTTTGTTTCCAGTCAATGAGCGAGTAAGGGACTTTTTCCTGGAGTATGATCGGCATATACTCCGCACAAGTCCTCCTTGGGGGTCCGAGCTACTTGAG GCCATCAACAGTTTGAAGAATGTTGAGTCAACTGCCTTGTTGCAGTTTCTTCAGCCAATTCTTAACATGCTTCTTCATCTCATTGGTGATGGTGGTGAAACCCTTCAG GTTGCAGCTTTTCGAGCAATGGTCAATATATTAACTCG GGTACAGCAGGAGTCATCTGATGGAGCTGATAGAAATCGGTTTCTTGTTAATTATGTTGATTATGCTTTTGATGATTTTGGCGGTCGGCAGGCGCCGGTCCATCCTGGCTTATCTACAGTATGGGGAAGCTTGGCTCGGAGCAAG GCTAAAGGATATCGTGTTGGACCTGTTTACGATGATGTCCTAGCAATGGCATGGTTTTTCTTGGAGCTTATTGTGAAATCAATGGCGTTGGAGCAAAGCCGCCTATTCTACCACAGCCTTCCTTTAG GTGATGATGTCCCACCACTGCAGTTGAGGGATGCTGTATTTCATTGTATTAAGCAGCTTTATGATTGCCTTCTTACTGAGGTTCATGAGCGCTGCAAGAAGGGTTTAAGCTTGGCAAAACGCTTAAACAGCAGCCTTGCCTTTTTTTGTTATGATCTACTATCCATCATTGAACCACGGCAAGTTTTTGAACTG GTTTCATCATATATGGACAAATTTGCTGGAGTGTGCCAATCCGTTCTTCATGACTGCAAGCTGACATTTTTGCAAATATTATGTGATCATGACCTTTTTGTGGAAATGCCTGGGAGAGATCCCTCGGATAG AAACTATCTTTCATCAGTTCTGATTCAAGAGCTTTTCCTTACATGGGATCATGATGATTTGACACAACGAGCAAAA GCAGCTCGTATTCTTGTGGTTCTCATGTGCAAGCATGAGTTTGACTCTCGATATCAGAAGCGTGAGGATAAGTTATACATCGCACAGCTATACTTCCCTCTTATTGGACAG ATTTTGGATGAGATGCCAGTTTTCTATAATCTTAATGCGGTTGAAAAGCGTGAAGTCTTAATTGtagttcttcaaatcatacgCAATCTGGATGATGCATCCCTTGTTAAGGCATGGCAGCAGAGCATTGCTCGAACAAGATTGTTTTTCAAACTTCTAGAAGAATGTCTTGTTGTTTTTGAG CACAAAAAGCCAACAGACAGCTTGCTTATGAGCTGTAGCTCTCGCAGCCCAGATAGTGAGGCACCTGCTTCTCCCAAGTACTCTGATCGGCTTTCCCCGGCTATCAATTCATATCTTTCAGAGGCCTCTCGACAAGAAGTTAGA ACACAGGGAACACCTGAAAATGGTTATATGTGGCACAAAGTCAGTCCTCAGCTAAGCTCACCTAGCCAACCATACTCTTTGAGAGAAGCTCTTGCGCAGGCACAATCATCTAGAATTGGTACTTCGACCAGAGCATTAAGAGAGTCCCTCCACCCAATACTAAGACAAAAGCTG gAACTTTGGGAGGAGAATTTGAGTACTGCCGTCAGTCTCCAGGTTTTAGAGATGACTGATAAATTTTCAAGTGCTGCAGCGTCCCACAGCATTGCTACTGATTTTGGAAAGTTAGACTGCATTACATCTATAGTCATGGGTCTCTTTTCTCGTAGTCAACCATTGGCCTTCTGGAAAGCATTATTCCCTGTTTTCAACAATGTTTTTAATCTTCATGGTGCAACGTTGATGGCAAGGGAGAATGATCGTTTCTTGAAGCAAGTTGCATTTCATCTATTACGGTTGGCAGTTTTTCGAAATGATTCCATTAGGAGAAGGGCTGTTGTTGGGCTTCAAATACTTGTCAGG AATTCGTTTTATCATTTTACAAACACAACTCGACTGAGGGTCATGCTGACAATTACTCTGTCAGAATTGATGTCCGATGTACAAGTTACCCAAATGAAATATGATGGATCTCTGGAAGAAAGCGGTGAAGCTCGACGTTTGAGGAAATCCTTGTGTGAAATGGCAGATGAAGATAGAAGTTTGGATCTGATTGAAGAGAGTGGACTTCCTAGAAATGCACTTGAAGCAGTTCCTGGAGGTACAACCGATACTCGTTGGTCTTGGCATGAAGTCCGACATCTATCTGAGTGTCTTCTTCAGGCCCTGGATGCAGGCCTGGAGCATGCCTTACTG GGTTCTGTAATGAATGTTGATAGATATGCCGCTGCAGAAAGCTTTTATAAGCTCGCAATGGCTTATGCCCCTGTACCAGATCTGCACATAATGTGGTTGCTGCATCTATGTGATGCACACCAGGAAATGCAGTCTTGGGCTGAAGCTGCTCAATGTGCGGTCGCTGTTGCTGGTGTGATCATGCAG GCCCTTGTGGGAAGGAATGATGCTGTTTGGAGCCGAGATCATGTGGCTGCTTTAAGGAAGATCTGCCCAATGGTTAGTGATGCGGTAAATGCTGAGGCATCTGCTGCTGAGGTGGAAGGATATGGTGCATCAAAACTCACTGTTGACTCAGCTGTGAAGTACTTACAGCTTGCAAATAAGTTGTTTTCGCAGGCAGAACTTCATCACTTCTGTGCCAGTATCCTAGAACTGATAATTCCAGTTTATAAAAGCAGAAGGGCCTTCGGACAACTCGCTAAATGTCACACATCCCTCACCAACATCTACGAAGCAATTCTTGAGCAGGAATCTAGCCCAATACCCTTTATAGATGCTACTTACTACCGAGTTGGATTTTATGGTGAACGGTTTGGGAAGTTGGATAGAAAGGAATATGTCTACAGAGAACCACGAGATGTTCGCCTAGGGGACATAATGGAAAAGCTTAGTCACATATATGAATCCCGAATGGACGGTGCCACCCTTCATATAATTCCAGATTCAAGGCAAGTCAACGCGGAGGAATTGCAGTCAGGTGTCTGTTATCTGCAGATAACGGCAGTGGACCCTGTTATGGAAGATGAAGACCTTGGTAGCCGAAGAGAAAGGATCTTCTCACTCTCAACTGGAAGTGTACGTGCTCGTGTTTTTGATCGTTTCTTGTTTGACACTCCATTTACGAAAAATGGCAAGACCCAAGGGGGTTTAGAAGATCAATGGAAGCGTCGCTCTGTGCTCCAAACTGAGGGCTCCTTTCCTGCTCTTGTTAATCGGCTTTTGGTAGTCAAATCTGAATCTCTAGAGTTCTCTCCTGTAGAAAATGCCATCGGAATGATTGAAACCCGGACTGCTGCACTTAGGAATGAGCTTGAAGAGCCACGCAGCTCTGAAGGGGATCAGCTCCCCCGCCTTCAAAGTCTTCAGAGGATACTTCAAGGCAGTGTTGCTGTTCAG GTGAACAGTGGTGTACTCAGTGTTTGTACGGCATTTTTATCCGGGGAGCCGGCCACCAGACTCCGATCACAAGAACTGCAGCAACTTATTGCAGCACTCCTGGAATTTATGGCTGTGTGCAAACGGGCTATTCGAGTACATTTCCGA